A region from the Lysobacter sp. BMK333-48F3 genome encodes:
- a CDS encoding glycosyltransferase family 2 protein, with amino-acid sequence MSESQADSAALPAAVAAQPSPSPALDDDTAGTTVFGLIFVLYQPTAEFVRNLDKARAQCRHVVAVDNSPQIDPELHEALRRGGTTVIANHNRGGLAGAYNRGTEALLAQGCEVVFLLDQDSDIAEDFFADMMRACAETGSRTFLIGPKIYEINLGKCMPSIPPGRRFPKPRRIDDEPQGLFPSLFVISSGSAFSAETFRQLGAFREDYFIEYIDIEYGLRASDHGIPVYMNAGVTMRQTTGAIERHGKMFTTHHVAWRRYYGARNAVHALGLYRRKWALHWLPGLLAVHQSVCVLLFEPRKLAKVAAIWCGYLDGLFGRLGTFESRHPRIHAFCTRR; translated from the coding sequence ATGAGCGAGTCCCAGGCCGACTCCGCGGCGCTGCCGGCCGCTGTCGCCGCGCAGCCCTCGCCGTCGCCCGCGCTGGACGACGACACCGCCGGGACGACCGTGTTCGGGCTGATCTTCGTGCTCTACCAGCCCACCGCCGAGTTCGTGCGCAACCTCGACAAGGCGCGCGCGCAGTGCCGGCACGTGGTCGCGGTCGACAACTCGCCGCAGATCGATCCGGAACTGCACGAGGCCCTGCGCCGCGGCGGTACCACGGTGATCGCCAACCACAACCGCGGCGGCTTGGCCGGGGCCTACAACCGCGGCACCGAGGCGCTGCTGGCGCAAGGCTGCGAGGTGGTGTTCCTGCTCGACCAGGACTCCGATATCGCCGAGGACTTCTTCGCCGACATGATGCGCGCCTGCGCCGAAACCGGCAGCCGCACCTTCCTGATCGGCCCGAAGATCTACGAGATCAACCTCGGCAAGTGCATGCCCTCGATCCCGCCGGGCCGGCGCTTCCCCAAGCCGCGGCGCATCGACGACGAGCCGCAGGGCCTGTTCCCGTCGCTGTTCGTGATCTCCTCCGGCTCGGCATTCTCGGCCGAGACCTTCCGCCAACTCGGCGCGTTCCGCGAAGACTATTTCATCGAGTACATCGACATCGAATACGGTTTGCGCGCCTCCGATCACGGCATTCCGGTGTACATGAACGCCGGCGTGACCATGCGCCAGACCACCGGCGCGATCGAACGCCACGGCAAGATGTTCACCACCCACCACGTCGCCTGGCGCCGCTATTACGGCGCCCGCAACGCGGTGCACGCGCTGGGCCTGTACCGGCGCAAATGGGCGCTGCACTGGCTGCCGGGCCTGCTGGCCGTGCACCAGTCGGTCTGCGTGCTGCTGTTCGAACCGCGCAAGCTGGCCAAGGTCGCGGCGATCTGGTGCGGCTACCTCGACGGCCTGTTCGGCCGGCTGGGCACCTTCGAAAGCCGCCACCCGCGCATCCACGCCTTCTGCACCCGGCGCTGA
- a CDS encoding condensation domain-containing protein: MKRKMSTIERMIDGNVVFAVTLAGDLDESRLRAAIDRVQAKHPALRMLIREQGGALLYEMDCAPPVPLRIVEGVDHETHAREWRHEAYAPFVHELPQLRLTWLRSDEEHELLIAATHRICDGMSQLTIVRELLDGLESGQALVPYRAITPTDVIGDFDDGKRWKRRAAAWLINAVFALLPPTRRPVDKHELHIHWSVGAELTEALRRRCKAEAVSLHTALLLALSQAQQATLQRKMPDWIESPIDARRERLSMLKSDMLFFGGGSFKVPARQSADPDFWSAARELNRHILQQVAQGIDDIPGKYQFCEMIRPPSQAKIRTLVRLGDAISRNRNWNLFSFSNLGNIQLLQPGSPLRVRRLRIYVHSFASRVLGVIAYTLNGELNFMYTGDDQCLSRPEADALRAAFMAQLEACLAQDSTLVPTQDALDAEAA; encoded by the coding sequence ATGAAGCGCAAGATGTCCACGATCGAACGCATGATCGACGGCAACGTGGTGTTCGCGGTCACCCTGGCCGGCGACCTGGACGAGTCCCGGCTGCGCGCGGCGATCGACCGGGTCCAGGCCAAGCACCCGGCGCTACGGATGCTGATCCGCGAGCAAGGCGGTGCCCTCCTCTACGAGATGGACTGCGCGCCGCCGGTGCCGCTGCGCATCGTCGAAGGCGTCGATCACGAAACCCATGCCCGCGAATGGCGCCACGAGGCCTACGCGCCCTTCGTCCACGAGCTGCCGCAGCTGCGCCTGACCTGGCTGCGCTCGGACGAGGAGCACGAGCTGCTGATCGCCGCCACCCACCGCATCTGCGACGGCATGAGCCAGCTGACCATCGTCCGCGAGTTGCTCGACGGGCTGGAATCCGGGCAGGCGCTGGTGCCCTATCGGGCCATCACCCCGACCGACGTGATCGGCGACTTCGACGACGGCAAGCGCTGGAAGCGGCGCGCCGCCGCCTGGCTGATCAACGCCGTATTCGCCCTGCTGCCGCCTACGCGCCGGCCGGTCGACAAGCACGAACTGCACATCCACTGGAGCGTCGGCGCCGAGCTCACCGAGGCCCTGCGCCGGCGTTGCAAGGCCGAGGCCGTGTCCTTGCACACCGCGCTGCTGCTGGCCCTCAGCCAGGCCCAGCAGGCCACCTTGCAGCGCAAGATGCCGGACTGGATCGAAAGCCCGATCGACGCCCGTCGCGAACGCCTGTCCATGCTCAAGAGCGACATGCTGTTCTTCGGCGGCGGCAGCTTCAAGGTGCCGGCGCGGCAGAGCGCCGACCCGGATTTCTGGAGCGCCGCGCGCGAACTCAACCGCCACATCCTGCAGCAGGTCGCCCAGGGCATCGACGACATCCCAGGTAAGTACCAGTTCTGCGAAATGATCCGCCCGCCCTCGCAGGCCAAGATCCGCACGCTGGTGCGGCTCGGCGATGCGATCAGCCGCAACCGCAACTGGAACCTGTTTTCGTTCTCCAACCTCGGCAACATCCAGTTGCTGCAACCCGGCTCGCCGCTGCGCGTGCGCCGGCTGCGGATCTATGTGCACTCCTTCGCCAGCCGCGTGCTCGGGGTGATCGCCTACACCTTGAACGGCGAACTGAACTTCATGTACACCGGCGACGACCAGTGCCTGAGCCGGCCGGAAGCCGATGCCCTGCGGGCGGCGTTCATGGCCCAGTTGGAGGCCTGCCTGGCCCAGGACAGCACGCTCGTGCCAACGCAGGACGCTTTGGACGCCGAGGCCGCCTAG
- a CDS encoding putative immunity protein yields MDAPSPRALLDLDDLRQIARWGADCAQRALPLFEAAVPGDARPRAAIAAAREFAAGERRTARLRSLSWAAHVAAREAGDPVAQAAARAASLAAAAAYTHPIASAHQLNHILGPAAYAAQAQALAAGADAAALDAALGWAIEQVPERVREAVRRLPAPAPAQGARAVLIHRLDAALRG; encoded by the coding sequence ATGGATGCCCCATCGCCGCGCGCGCTGCTGGATCTCGACGACCTGCGCCAGATCGCGCGCTGGGGCGCCGACTGCGCGCAGCGTGCGCTGCCGCTGTTCGAAGCGGCGGTGCCGGGCGATGCGCGGCCGCGCGCGGCGATCGCGGCGGCGCGCGAGTTCGCCGCCGGCGAACGACGCACGGCGCGGCTGCGCAGCCTGAGCTGGGCCGCTCACGTCGCGGCGCGCGAAGCGGGCGATCCCGTGGCCCAGGCCGCCGCGCGCGCGGCCTCGCTCGCGGCGGCGGCCGCCTATACCCATCCGATCGCCAGCGCGCATCAGCTCAACCACATTCTCGGGCCGGCGGCCTATGCGGCGCAGGCGCAGGCGCTGGCGGCTGGCGCGGACGCCGCGGCGTTGGACGCCGCGTTGGGTTGGGCGATCGAACAGGTGCCGGAGCGAGTCCGCGAGGCAGTGCGCAGGTTGCCCGCGCCGGCGCCGGCCCAGGGCGCGAGGGCGGTGCTGATCCATCGTCTCGATGCCGCGCTGCGCGGCTGA